One genomic region from Bacteroidales bacterium encodes:
- a CDS encoding NADH-ubiquinone oxidoreductase-F iron-sulfur binding region domain-containing protein: MEDATANTRFLIDNLVLNFTNEYSDEVHMRRELLLHDNLRKPVIYVGMGTCGIAAGAEQTLAAITEYLSHNRIDAEVVEVGCFGLCSAEPLMDFQMPGKARVSFQKVHPADVPGLLDECFHNQLSGNHVLGQVRNENHEYYHDLPIINDLPFFKHQKRILLYDCGEIAPSSLDEYLARDGYKAFMKAILNYPPEEVCEILVSSGLRGRGGGGYSTGEKWKKVRNSADDQKYLICNADESDPGAYMDRSLVEGNPHRLLEGIAIAAYAIGASKAYIYIRCEYTIAVKRLKLALEQAYKFGFLGNSIGKSGFSLQVYLREGPGAFVCGEETALIKSLEGRRGVPTNKPPYPSEKGLFNKPTAINNVETLSNVPLILLHGPEWFRQMGTATSTGTKLFALSGDTLHTGVVEVPFGTTVHDIIYNIGGGLKEDKKLKAVQIGGPSGSLIPESQTDITIDYQSFGTENLIMGSGGMVVMDETKCIVDIVKYFINFLQKESCGKCIPCREGTNRMFKILEAITHRPVEDARHESLSRFKGIMQLESLASVIKETSLCGLGKTAPNPVLTALKWFREEFEEHIYERRCRANVCKDLRTFIISAERCTGCMVCLRKCPEDAIVGAAHQPHFIIQEKCNSCGICFDVCKFTAIDIL; encoded by the coding sequence ATGGAAGACGCCACTGCCAACACCCGCTTTTTGATTGACAATCTGGTACTCAACTTTACCAACGAATACAGCGACGAAGTACATATGCGCCGTGAGCTACTGCTGCACGACAACCTGCGCAAGCCAGTAATTTATGTCGGGATGGGAACCTGCGGAATTGCCGCCGGAGCCGAACAAACCCTCGCAGCGATAACAGAATACCTGTCCCACAACCGGATTGACGCCGAGGTGGTGGAGGTTGGATGCTTTGGTCTGTGCAGTGCCGAGCCACTCATGGACTTTCAGATGCCTGGAAAAGCACGTGTGAGCTTTCAGAAAGTTCACCCTGCCGACGTTCCCGGCCTGCTCGACGAGTGCTTCCACAACCAGCTCTCCGGTAACCATGTGCTGGGACAGGTTCGCAACGAAAACCATGAATATTATCACGACCTGCCCATCATTAACGACCTGCCGTTTTTTAAACATCAAAAACGCATCCTGCTTTACGATTGTGGTGAGATAGCACCTTCCAGCCTCGACGAGTACCTGGCACGCGATGGCTACAAAGCCTTTATGAAAGCCATCCTTAACTACCCGCCCGAAGAAGTTTGTGAAATCCTTGTGAGCAGTGGCCTGCGCGGGCGTGGCGGTGGGGGATATTCCACAGGCGAAAAATGGAAAAAAGTGCGCAACAGTGCTGACGACCAGAAATATTTGATTTGTAATGCCGACGAGAGCGATCCAGGCGCGTACATGGACAGATCACTGGTAGAAGGAAATCCGCACCGCCTGCTCGAAGGCATTGCCATTGCTGCCTATGCCATTGGCGCCAGCAAGGCATACATTTACATACGCTGCGAGTATACCATAGCTGTAAAACGCCTGAAGCTTGCCCTCGAACAAGCCTATAAATTTGGTTTCCTGGGCAACAGTATCGGCAAGAGCGGCTTTAGTCTGCAGGTTTATCTGCGCGAAGGACCCGGCGCTTTTGTGTGTGGGGAAGAGACTGCGTTGATAAAAAGTTTGGAAGGCCGGCGCGGCGTTCCCACCAACAAGCCTCCCTATCCCAGCGAAAAAGGCCTTTTTAATAAACCTACCGCCATCAACAATGTCGAAACGCTCTCCAATGTGCCGCTGATCCTGCTGCATGGCCCGGAGTGGTTCAGGCAAATGGGTACCGCCACCAGCACAGGCACCAAGCTATTTGCACTTAGCGGCGACACCCTCCATACCGGAGTGGTGGAAGTGCCCTTTGGCACAACTGTTCACGACATCATTTATAACATCGGCGGCGGATTAAAAGAAGACAAAAAACTAAAAGCAGTACAGATTGGTGGACCCTCGGGAAGTTTGATTCCTGAGAGCCAAACCGACATCACCATCGACTATCAAAGTTTCGGCACAGAAAACCTCATCATGGGATCGGGAGGCATGGTAGTAATGGACGAAACCAAGTGCATTGTCGATATCGTAAAATACTTTATCAACTTCCTGCAAAAGGAATCGTGCGGCAAATGCATCCCCTGCCGCGAAGGCACCAACCGGATGTTTAAAATCCTGGAAGCCATCACTCACCGCCCCGTAGAGGACGCCAGACATGAATCGTTGTCGCGTTTCAAGGGCATTATGCAGCTCGAAAGCCTGGCATCGGTAATCAAAGAAACTTCGCTGTGCGGACTGGGCAAGACGGCACCCAACCCGGTGTTGACGGCATTAAAGTGGTTCAGAGAGGAATTTGAAGAGCATATCTACGAGCGTCGCTGTCGTGCCAATGTATGCAAGGATCTGCGCACCTTCATCATCAGTGCCGAGCGCTGCACCGGCTGCATGGTTTGCCTTCGCAAGTGCCCCGAAGATGCTATTGTAGGAGCAGCACACCAGCCGCATTTTATCATTCAGGAAAAATGCAATAGCTGCGGTATCTGCTTCGACGTTTGTAAATTTACAGCTATCGATATTTTATAA
- a CDS encoding SpoIIE family protein phosphatase, with protein sequence MSKNFHIEVNCQQRNHHGERICGDVFVHRKVKEENRLIAVLSDGMGHGVKANMLGTLTATMALNFTEEHQDFSKIAEIIMNTLPVCSERKISYATFTIVDIEIGGRVSILEYDNPPTFIIRDGSLFDPGWEEVVLESEKNQGKELHVCSFLPEKEDRIVFCSDGITQSGMGSEKFPFGWGRDDFSEFMLGEVIKQPVISAYELGERAVKRATLNDSFTLKDDTSCAVIYFREPRKMLICTGPPYEKDKDEEYARRVRTFNGLKVLSGATTADIISREWGKEITDSFEFEDPDLPPTSSMDGVDLITEGILTLTKVANQLRHYTNQTVPGNGPADSIVKMILESDEINFIVGTRINIAHQDPNLPVELEIRRTVVKRIAALLEDKFLKTVTIDYI encoded by the coding sequence ATGTCTAAGAATTTCCATATAGAAGTCAACTGCCAGCAGCGCAACCACCATGGCGAGCGCATCTGCGGCGACGTGTTTGTGCACCGTAAGGTTAAAGAAGAAAACAGACTCATCGCAGTATTGAGCGATGGCATGGGACACGGCGTAAAAGCCAACATGCTGGGAACACTCACGGCTACCATGGCGCTCAACTTTACCGAAGAGCACCAGGACTTCAGCAAGATTGCCGAAATCATCATGAATACGCTGCCCGTTTGTAGCGAGCGCAAAATCAGCTATGCCACTTTTACAATTGTCGATATAGAAATAGGTGGCCGCGTGAGCATTCTTGAGTACGATAATCCGCCGACTTTCATCATCCGCGATGGCAGCTTGTTCGATCCCGGGTGGGAGGAAGTAGTGCTCGAAAGCGAAAAAAACCAGGGCAAAGAATTACACGTTTGTTCTTTTCTTCCCGAAAAGGAAGACCGCATCGTATTTTGCTCCGATGGCATTACGCAGTCGGGGATGGGTAGCGAGAAATTTCCTTTTGGATGGGGACGCGACGACTTTTCGGAGTTTATGCTGGGCGAAGTTATCAAGCAGCCTGTTATTTCGGCTTATGAGCTGGGCGAGCGCGCTGTAAAACGCGCCACTCTCAACGACTCATTTACGCTGAAAGACGACACCAGTTGTGCGGTAATTTATTTCCGGGAGCCGCGTAAGATGCTCATCTGCACCGGCCCTCCTTACGAAAAAGATAAAGACGAGGAATATGCCCGGAGGGTAAGAACCTTCAACGGATTGAAAGTGCTCAGCGGCGCCACCACCGCCGACATCATCTCGCGGGAGTGGGGCAAAGAAATCACCGACTCTTTCGAGTTTGAAGATCCCGACCTGCCACCCACCTCCTCCATGGATGGTGTCGATCTGATCACAGAAGGCATCCTTACGCTGACAAAAGTTGCCAACCAGTTACGCCATTACACCAACCAAACGGTGCCGGGCAATGGCCCCGCCGACAGCATCGTGAAGATGATTCTGGAAAGCGACGAGATTAACTTTATCGTCGGCACGCGCATCAACATCGCACATCAGGACCCCAACCTGCCCGTGGAACTCGAGATACGTCGCACCGTAGTGAAACGCATTGCCGCCCTGCTCGAAGACAAATTCCTCAAGACGGTGACGATAGATTATATTTGA
- a CDS encoding response regulator yields MKKTILIVDDDMDYLYQLKLKIEGFGFEVVTADSQHEGEQLIETFKPDLAILDLMMENEDSGFVLSYKMKKKYPDVPIIIASCVTAETGMSFDLSEESDHQWIKADLFLDKGFRGDQLEKEIKKLLKI; encoded by the coding sequence ATGAAAAAGACAATTCTTATTGTAGATGACGACATGGATTATCTATATCAGCTAAAGTTGAAAATAGAAGGTTTCGGCTTTGAGGTTGTCACCGCCGACAGCCAGCACGAAGGCGAGCAGTTGATAGAAACCTTTAAGCCCGACCTGGCTATTCTTGATCTGATGATGGAAAATGAAGACAGTGGCTTTGTACTCAGCTACAAGATGAAAAAAAAGTATCCCGATGTACCCATAATAATAGCTAGCTGCGTTACAGCCGAAACCGGTATGTCGTTCGATCTGAGTGAAGAGAGCGATCATCAATGGATCAAAGCCGACCTGTTTCTCGACAAAGGCTTCCGCGGCGATCAATTGGAGAAGGAGATTAAGAAGCTATTGAAGATATAG
- a CDS encoding S8 family serine peptidase has translation MMRHIYKAAITSLPVIFYLTISLFCIPVFGQEKSAVKSHTPKAISDAFVRHAVTPEDMIERAKYHPYMQGEIVVAVVLKASKAEAILQIQEYDWSQFFGNKNVRPIAYLMTKQQTEQRSVSLVHLSLTKDMDVFGAMQMLDGKPDILWSSPNFYFEGDPREVIPNDPSYGTQYHHPLMQNNLAWDYTYGNPDIIIGITDDGVELSHSDLNPNIWVNPGEIPGNGIDDDNNGYIDDVNGWDFASGNNNPNPNSTYDDHGTHVAGISAGRTNNSIGIAGVSGHSTILPLQFYGVGAWTATVCNETFTYAADNGAHIVNTSYNINGFVGDPVFTAGMQYMHDAGVLHFNSGGNGGELNPARQAFHQTLLVASTTASDTKSSFSNYGTGMDISAPGTDIYSTITSNGYGYKSGTSMSTPNAAGAAALIWSANPSWNSYQVAAQLLATADDIDGINPAYAGLLGAGRVNTYSAMSTTLGSPILKSTEGMPNEGSTVPPDEIDEFTVAFSQVMDPATVNNIANYELRGAGPDDTFGNADDVLYTLTISAPYMYGTNYVTFEVSGPPFINGLHRITFFSGGLSNPFGTALDGDENGTGGDDFIRNFNIGIPAPIADFEADNTSPVTDADVIFTDLTYGGPSAWTWTITPETFTFVNGTNENSQNPEVQFAELGFYTVTLEVSNVAGSDSETKEDYINVITCVYCPAGSNNGTDEWISNVSFNTIDNSSVAGPGYTDYTSISTQVEPGSTHDISISCGSTGNWTENIWVFFDWNQDCDFNDPGEIYDLGQTSGPGTLTASVLVPADAVPGSVRMRAFLKYGSDPAGACENNFSFGEVEDYTILVGTNLTEGKIQGFVRDAENNLSIDAAVITATNADDHLYTAETPFGSHYSMLLPEGLYTVSCESAGYETNTITDVAIVDGEITNHTFYLEPAKLITGLDGAQYAQVRISPNPSSNEVEIQSEAEITHLTIINQAGQFVFEGKFNSKILNVNVSTFDSGIYFVKIFTQDNVMTKKLVIE, from the coding sequence ATGATGAGACATATCTACAAAGCGGCAATTACTTCATTGCCAGTCATTTTTTATTTAACAATTAGTTTATTTTGTATTCCCGTTTTTGGACAGGAAAAATCCGCAGTAAAATCGCACACCCCGAAAGCGATAAGTGATGCTTTTGTAAGGCATGCTGTTACGCCTGAGGACATGATCGAGCGTGCCAAATATCATCCATACATGCAGGGCGAAATTGTAGTAGCAGTAGTGCTTAAGGCCTCAAAGGCAGAAGCGATTTTGCAAATTCAGGAATATGATTGGTCACAATTTTTTGGAAACAAAAATGTAAGGCCTATCGCCTATCTGATGACCAAGCAACAAACTGAACAAAGAAGTGTGTCGCTGGTACACTTATCCCTCACCAAGGATATGGACGTTTTTGGAGCCATGCAAATGCTGGATGGAAAGCCCGATATCCTTTGGAGTTCCCCAAATTTTTATTTTGAGGGAGATCCCCGTGAAGTTATCCCCAATGATCCCAGTTATGGTACCCAATACCACCATCCTTTGATGCAAAACAACCTGGCATGGGATTATACCTATGGCAATCCTGATATCATCATAGGAATTACTGACGATGGTGTAGAACTTTCGCATAGCGACTTGAACCCTAATATTTGGGTAAATCCCGGCGAGATACCCGGTAATGGAATTGATGATGACAATAACGGATATATTGATGATGTGAATGGTTGGGACTTCGCCTCAGGAAACAATAACCCCAATCCAAATTCAACATACGATGATCATGGAACACACGTAGCAGGTATTAGTGCAGGACGCACCAATAATTCAATCGGAATTGCAGGTGTTTCAGGACATTCAACCATCTTACCTTTACAGTTTTATGGTGTAGGCGCCTGGACTGCTACAGTTTGCAACGAGACTTTTACTTATGCTGCCGACAATGGAGCACACATTGTTAATACAAGCTATAATATTAATGGCTTTGTGGGCGATCCTGTGTTTACTGCCGGCATGCAATATATGCACGATGCCGGGGTGCTACACTTTAATTCGGGTGGAAATGGCGGCGAATTAAATCCAGCACGTCAGGCTTTTCACCAGACGTTATTAGTTGCGAGTACAACTGCTTCGGATACGAAAAGTAGTTTTAGCAATTACGGAACAGGTATGGATATTTCTGCTCCGGGTACCGATATCTATTCTACCATAACATCCAATGGATATGGATATAAATCAGGTACAAGTATGTCAACTCCCAATGCCGCCGGTGCAGCAGCTCTGATATGGAGTGCCAACCCGAGCTGGAATAGTTATCAGGTTGCAGCCCAGCTTTTAGCTACTGCCGATGATATTGACGGTATAAATCCAGCCTATGCCGGGCTGCTCGGAGCAGGAAGGGTTAACACCTATTCGGCTATGTCAACTACGCTTGGCTCCCCTATCCTTAAATCAACCGAAGGAATGCCAAATGAAGGAAGCACAGTTCCTCCCGATGAGATTGATGAGTTTACCGTGGCTTTTTCACAGGTAATGGATCCTGCAACGGTAAATAATATTGCTAATTACGAGCTGAGAGGTGCCGGCCCGGATGATACCTTTGGAAATGCTGATGATGTTTTGTACACACTTACTATTTCTGCTCCTTATATGTATGGGACAAATTACGTGACTTTTGAAGTTTCCGGCCCTCCCTTTATCAATGGTTTACATCGTATTACCTTTTTCTCCGGCGGTTTGAGCAACCCCTTTGGTACAGCCCTGGATGGTGATGAAAATGGAACGGGTGGCGATGATTTTATTCGCAACTTTAACATTGGTATCCCGGCACCAATTGCTGATTTTGAAGCCGACAACACAAGCCCTGTCACGGATGCAGATGTTATTTTTACTGACCTCACTTACGGTGGCCCATCAGCATGGACATGGACAATTACGCCAGAAACCTTTACCTTTGTTAATGGTACCAATGAAAATTCACAAAACCCCGAAGTTCAATTTGCTGAACTTGGCTTCTATACAGTAACTCTTGAGGTATCAAATGTTGCCGGGTCAGACAGTGAAACAAAAGAAGATTATATCAATGTTATTACTTGTGTGTATTGTCCTGCCGGAAGTAATAATGGTACGGATGAGTGGATCAGCAATGTTAGTTTCAATACTATAGATAATTCTTCGGTGGCAGGGCCAGGTTACACAGATTACACTTCCATATCCACACAAGTTGAACCAGGATCAACGCATGATATATCCATATCTTGTGGATCAACAGGAAACTGGACGGAGAATATCTGGGTGTTTTTTGATTGGAATCAGGACTGTGATTTTAATGATCCGGGAGAAATTTATGACTTAGGACAAACCAGTGGGCCGGGGACACTAACTGCAAGTGTGTTGGTGCCTGCTGATGCAGTTCCCGGATCAGTAAGAATGCGGGCGTTTTTGAAATATGGCTCAGATCCTGCCGGTGCCTGCGAAAATAACTTCTCCTTTGGTGAAGTGGAAGATTATACCATTCTGGTTGGGACAAATTTGACAGAAGGTAAAATACAGGGCTTTGTACGCGATGCCGAAAACAACCTGTCCATTGATGCTGCCGTGATTACTGCTACGAATGCAGATGATCACCTATATACTGCTGAAACACCATTTGGTTCACATTACAGTATGTTACTACCCGAAGGTCTTTATACAGTTTCCTGCGAGTCTGCTGGTTACGAAACAAATACTATAACTGATGTAGCAATTGTTGATGGTGAAATTACAAATCACACATTTTACCTGGAGCCTGCAAAACTAATCACCGGCCTTGATGGAGCGCAATACGCACAAGTAAGAATCAGCCCCAATCCTTCCAGCAATGAGGTGGAAATTCAATCCGAAGCTGAGATCACACATCTTACTATAATCAACCAGGCCGGACAATTTGTTTTCGAAGGCAAATTCAACTCAAAAATCCTGAATGTGAATGTTTCAACATTCGACTCAGGAATCTATTTTGTAAAAATATTCACACAGGATAATGTAATGACCAAAAAGCTGGTGATTGAATAA
- a CDS encoding [FeFe] hydrogenase, group A translates to MIFNIEVNQKTIKARKGDTILETLRRNGITVPTLCNMETFTPTGACRICVVEIEGRNDLVPSCSYPVEEWMKIHTHSPRVIHARKTIVELLLSSHPDDCLYCIRNGNCELQDLAEQLGIRERRLPMVKTFLKQDPSSASVVRDSAKCVLCGRCVRFCKERIGISTLDFIGKGMKTLVGPTFNNQLNVSNCINCGQCIMMCPTGALHEKDNISQVQHALQDPEKYTVVQVSPTVSVSLAEEFNVKPGRELDGLLVATLRKIGFRKVFKTAFGADMMVLQIVDELMQRIEDNTLLPMFSSDCPAFVKYMEEYHHDLLDHLCTSKSPQQITGSLIKHHFARQQKIKAETIHSVSLMPCTAKKFEAQRDENTHRGISDVDTVLTTRELARLIRLYGLDIQQVAPELPDSPFAIRSSAGKIVGASGGVAEAVYRTIYFKLTGKQMVNFKVTALRGNKAIKEVHAKIGNTKIGFAAVNGLANVFDLIKQIKAGRDDLHFIEVMACPGSCINGGGQPLTKNTNAINARIKTLYDIDDKESIKVSHKNPSVIDLLEKYQGREYESFRENFKTSFRPREVMR, encoded by the coding sequence ATGATATTTAATATAGAAGTAAACCAAAAGACGATAAAAGCACGCAAAGGCGACACAATACTGGAGACGCTTCGGCGCAACGGTATCACCGTACCAACGCTGTGCAACATGGAGACATTTACGCCCACAGGAGCCTGTCGCATCTGCGTGGTAGAGATCGAAGGACGCAACGACCTGGTTCCCTCCTGCTCATATCCTGTAGAAGAATGGATGAAAATCCATACCCATTCTCCACGCGTAATCCATGCCCGCAAAACAATTGTGGAGCTGCTGCTGTCGAGCCATCCCGACGACTGCCTTTACTGCATCCGCAACGGAAACTGTGAACTGCAGGACCTGGCCGAGCAGCTGGGCATCCGCGAGCGCCGCCTGCCCATGGTGAAAACTTTTTTGAAACAAGACCCATCGAGCGCCAGCGTAGTGCGCGACTCAGCCAAGTGCGTTTTGTGCGGACGCTGCGTGCGCTTCTGCAAAGAACGCATCGGCATCTCCACTCTCGACTTTATTGGCAAAGGGATGAAAACCCTTGTGGGTCCTACATTCAACAACCAGCTAAACGTATCCAATTGCATCAACTGCGGGCAATGCATCATGATGTGCCCCACGGGAGCACTGCACGAAAAGGACAACATTAGCCAGGTGCAGCACGCACTGCAAGACCCGGAAAAATATACCGTAGTGCAAGTATCACCAACGGTATCGGTGTCACTGGCCGAAGAGTTTAATGTAAAACCCGGCCGTGAGCTCGATGGCCTGCTGGTAGCCACACTGCGAAAAATAGGCTTCCGTAAAGTTTTTAAAACAGCTTTTGGCGCTGATATGATGGTGTTGCAAATTGTGGACGAGCTGATGCAACGCATCGAAGATAACACGCTCCTGCCCATGTTTTCGAGCGACTGTCCTGCTTTTGTAAAATACATGGAAGAGTACCACCACGACCTGCTGGATCACCTTTGCACATCCAAATCACCGCAGCAGATTACCGGCAGTCTTATCAAACATCACTTTGCACGTCAGCAGAAAATCAAGGCCGAGACCATCCATTCGGTGTCGCTGATGCCCTGCACTGCCAAGAAGTTTGAAGCACAACGCGACGAAAATACCCACCGCGGCATATCCGATGTGGATACTGTACTCACCACCCGCGAGCTGGCGCGACTTATCCGCCTTTACGGCCTCGACATACAGCAGGTTGCCCCCGAGCTGCCCGACTCGCCTTTTGCAATCCGCAGCTCGGCGGGAAAAATTGTGGGTGCCAGTGGCGGCGTGGCAGAAGCCGTGTACCGGACGATATATTTCAAGCTTACAGGCAAACAAATGGTCAATTTCAAAGTCACTGCTTTGCGTGGCAACAAAGCCATCAAAGAAGTGCATGCGAAAATAGGAAATACCAAAATTGGCTTTGCAGCGGTAAACGGGCTGGCCAATGTTTTTGATCTGATAAAACAAATCAAAGCCGGACGCGACGACCTTCATTTTATCGAGGTGATGGCCTGCCCGGGCAGTTGCATAAACGGTGGCGGACAACCACTGACCAAAAACACCAATGCCATCAATGCGCGCATAAAAACACTTTATGATATCGATGACAAAGAATCGATCAAGGTATCTCACAAAAATCCATCAGTTATCGATCTTCTCGAAAAATATCAGGGGCGCGAATATGAATCGTTTCGGGAGAATTTCAAGACATCTTTCCGCCCGCGCGAAGTGATGCGATAG
- a CDS encoding [Fe-Fe] hydrogenase large subunit C-terminal domain-containing protein gives MNLIRIDTEKCTDCQQCARVCPVHAIRIVAANEPPVIEHERCIGCGACVRACADGAITYLESISQVRQLLQSNEKVAALVDPSISGEFPDITDYRKFVEMIRQLGFEVVADASFGVDLVARAYKNLFERTRGKFYLMANCPAMVAFVTKFYPHLTDNLAPIVAPMQAMAGVMRQKFGEELRTVYIGPCIAAKAHAGADGENGVDAVITFTELRALFQEHHIHESQLEYSDFDPPHGRMGSLYPISSGILEAGGICQNLIDGTALTAEGDPEALQAVASFGKNIDQIRHHFNIFYNNGCVMGPGMTAGGDKHLRDALVTGYSQRRLAGTDEAVWQQAMEEFATLDLSRIHVPDDQRLPAPPQKRIDEVLALLGKTGKATTTEACHGCGFENCYAFAKGVAQGLTRTDMCLEFNIKNKNNYIATLRESNTRQTAEQEKLKHEMLELSATSELINDKLETSRAILNQIPSGVVIVDEKLKIVSSNRSFVELLGDEAHEIDEIIPGLRGANLKTLVPVQFYKVFQNVLDTGEDILSRDVKIEEAFLNLSVFSIKPGKVAGGIVRDMFSPEVRNEQIIQRVTEVIDQNLEMVQQIGFLLGEGASKTEAMLNSIIQLHRKKKGEGRG, from the coding sequence ATGAACCTTATCCGGATCGATACAGAAAAATGCACCGACTGTCAGCAATGTGCACGGGTATGCCCGGTGCATGCTATTCGCATTGTTGCGGCCAACGAGCCACCGGTAATCGAGCATGAGAGGTGCATAGGTTGCGGCGCCTGTGTGCGCGCCTGTGCCGATGGCGCTATAACTTATCTCGAATCGATTAGCCAGGTGAGACAGTTGCTGCAATCCAACGAAAAAGTGGCCGCTCTGGTCGATCCAAGTATCTCTGGCGAATTTCCCGACATCACCGACTATCGCAAGTTTGTAGAGATGATTCGGCAGCTTGGCTTCGAGGTAGTAGCTGATGCTTCCTTTGGCGTCGATTTGGTGGCACGCGCCTATAAAAATCTTTTTGAACGGACCCGTGGCAAGTTTTATCTTATGGCCAACTGCCCGGCCATGGTGGCTTTCGTTACGAAATTTTATCCGCATCTTACCGACAACCTTGCGCCTATCGTCGCTCCTATGCAGGCCATGGCGGGCGTAATGCGGCAGAAGTTTGGGGAAGAACTTCGTACGGTTTACATTGGTCCGTGTATCGCCGCAAAGGCGCATGCTGGTGCTGACGGCGAAAATGGTGTGGATGCAGTGATCACTTTTACGGAGTTGCGCGCTTTGTTTCAGGAGCATCACATCCATGAAAGTCAGCTTGAATATTCTGATTTTGATCCGCCGCACGGACGCATGGGTTCGTTGTATCCCATCAGCAGCGGTATACTGGAGGCGGGCGGCATCTGCCAGAATCTGATTGATGGTACTGCATTAACGGCGGAAGGTGATCCGGAAGCATTGCAGGCCGTGGCGTCTTTTGGCAAAAACATCGACCAGATCCGGCATCATTTCAATATTTTTTATAACAATGGTTGTGTAATGGGGCCAGGCATGACCGCGGGTGGCGACAAGCATCTGCGCGACGCTCTGGTAACAGGATATTCGCAGCGACGCTTGGCAGGAACCGATGAAGCTGTCTGGCAGCAGGCTATGGAAGAATTTGCCACGCTCGATCTCAGCCGCATCCACGTGCCCGACGACCAACGGCTGCCCGCTCCACCGCAAAAGCGAATTGATGAGGTGCTGGCGCTGCTCGGGAAAACTGGAAAAGCCACTACAACGGAGGCATGTCACGGATGTGGATTCGAAAATTGCTATGCCTTTGCCAAAGGCGTGGCACAAGGGCTTACCCGTACGGATATGTGCCTGGAATTTAATATAAAAAATAAAAATAATTATATCGCCACCCTGCGCGAAAGCAACACGCGTCAGACAGCAGAACAGGAGAAGCTGAAACACGAAATGCTCGAGCTGAGTGCTACTAGTGAGCTGATCAATGATAAGCTGGAAACTTCGCGCGCCATCCTCAACCAGATTCCTTCGGGGGTGGTGATTGTGGATGAAAAGCTGAAGATAGTCTCTTCGAATCGAAGCTTTGTAGAGCTGCTGGGCGACGAGGCACACGAGATCGACGAAATCATTCCCGGACTGCGTGGTGCCAATCTGAAGACACTGGTGCCGGTGCAGTTTTATAAAGTTTTCCAGAATGTGCTCGACACCGGTGAGGATATTTTGAGCCGTGATGTGAAGATTGAAGAGGCTTTTTTAAACCTGAGTGTTTTCTCGATAAAGCCAGGCAAAGTGGCCGGTGGCATTGTGCGCGATATGTTTTCGCCCGAGGTGCGCAACGAACAGATTATCCAGCGCGTGACCGAGGTGATCGATCAAAACCTGGAGATGGTGCAGCAAATCGGGTTTCTGCTGGGCGAAGGCGCTTCCAAGACCGAAGCCATGCTCAACAGCATCATACAGTTGCACCGGAAGAAAAAGGGGGAAGGAAGAGGTTAA
- a CDS encoding NAD(P)H-dependent oxidoreductase subunit E, whose translation MSTIQNILRKYPTPDRSLLLPILQEVQRSEGYIPAEAVIMISDYLKIPTSKVYSVSAFYERFRFAPGAKYAICLCDGTACHMEKSGLLIKEFEKQLGITTGQITRDKLFSLNTSTCMGACGKAPVVRINNDFHTGVTIEQVAELLNSIKNQEEK comes from the coding sequence ATGAGCACTATCCAAAACATTTTACGTAAATACCCAACCCCTGATCGCAGCTTGCTGTTGCCCATCCTCCAGGAGGTGCAACGCAGCGAAGGTTACATTCCGGCGGAAGCGGTAATTATGATCAGCGACTATCTGAAAATTCCTACCAGTAAAGTCTATTCTGTATCGGCATTTTACGAAAGGTTCCGGTTCGCTCCCGGTGCCAAATATGCAATCTGTCTGTGTGACGGAACGGCCTGTCACATGGAAAAATCCGGATTATTAATTAAGGAATTTGAAAAACAACTGGGCATTACCACCGGACAAATTACCCGCGACAAGCTTTTTAGCCTCAACACTTCAACGTGCATGGGCGCCTGCGGAAAAGCTCCGGTAGTAAGGATCAACAACGATTTCCACACCGGTGTCACCATCGAACAGGTTGCTGAACTACTCAATTCCATCAAAAATCAGGAGGAGAAATAA